Proteins encoded by one window of Flavobacterium sp. N502540:
- a CDS encoding LytR/AlgR family response regulator transcription factor yields the protein MKKYSYIIIDDDVESILKTRTVAEGFSELTFAGSAANYQSGLNLVLEHRPHLILLEIDPKDRSSNLSLAFINELYRFLSLIPKIIITTTKKELAFDAIQYGVFDYILKPVLRIDLMKTMLKLEKAFPTDDFDTVEEDSTPLSELFAEPTKSAEQPLVLCVKSYGDYRYINSDDISYFQADNNSTDIYLNSGEMITAFKTLKHFEGVLSHPFIRIHNSYIINQNYIARIHSGNSTCYIRNSSKKIPFSKTYKSNVDLIIADFAIGNYLEV from the coding sequence TTGAAAAAGTATTCGTATATTATTATTGACGATGATGTGGAAAGTATTTTGAAAACCAGAACAGTTGCAGAAGGTTTTTCAGAACTTACTTTTGCGGGATCGGCTGCGAATTATCAATCGGGATTGAATTTGGTTTTAGAGCATCGACCACACCTCATTTTGTTAGAAATAGATCCGAAAGACAGATCCAGTAATTTGTCACTTGCTTTTATCAACGAACTTTATCGGTTCTTGTCGCTTATTCCTAAAATCATAATCACAACAACAAAAAAAGAGCTTGCTTTTGATGCTATTCAGTATGGTGTTTTTGATTATATCTTAAAACCTGTTCTACGGATCGACTTGATGAAGACTATGCTGAAACTCGAAAAAGCATTTCCGACAGATGATTTTGATACCGTTGAGGAAGACAGTACGCCATTGAGTGAATTGTTTGCTGAACCAACAAAAAGTGCTGAGCAGCCCCTTGTATTATGTGTGAAATCCTATGGAGATTATCGCTACATCAATTCTGATGATATCAGTTATTTTCAGGCAGATAATAATTCGACCGATATTTATTTGAATTCAGGCGAAATGATAACCGCTTTTAAGACCTTAAAGCATTTTGAAGGTGTATTGTCGCATCCTTTCATTAGAATTCATAACAGTTACATCATCAATCAAAATTATATTGCACGAATTCATAGCGGGAACTCGACTTGTTATATCAGGAATTCCTCTAAAAAAATTCCCTTTTCAAAAACATATAAATCAAATGTTGACTTAATTATCGCTGATTTCGCTATAGGAAATTATTTAGAAGTGTAA
- a CDS encoding glycine--tRNA ligase, giving the protein MAKQEDLFKNVVSHAKEYGFIFPSSEVYDGLSAVYDYAQNGVELKKNIREYWWKSMVQMNENIVGLDAAILMHPTTWKASGHVDAFNDPLIDNKDSKKRYRADVLVEDYAEKLNLKAKKEIEKASARFGDAFNEQEFVTTNARVIEYLAKEKEIRERLGRSLGNGDLEDVKALIEELEIADPETGSRNWTDVKQFNLMFGTKLGASAESAMDLYLRPETAQGIFVNFLNVQKSGRMKVPFGIAQTGKAFRNEIVARQFIFRMREFEQMEMQFFVRPGEEMKWYEHWKTTRLNWHLSLGLGEQNYRFHDHEKLAHYANAAADIEFNFPFGFKELEGIHSRTDFDLKAHEEYSGRKLQYFDPELNENYVPYVVETSVGLDRMFLAVFATSLQEEVLEDGSTRTVLKLPAVLAPTKAAVLPLVKKDGLPEISKKIIEDLKWDFNVAYDEKDAVGRRYRRQDALGTPFCITVDHQTIEDETVTIRHRDTMKQDRVKISELKDIIENEVSMKNWLMKM; this is encoded by the coding sequence ATGGCAAAACAAGAAGATTTATTTAAGAATGTGGTTTCGCACGCAAAAGAGTACGGATTTATTTTTCCGTCAAGCGAAGTATACGATGGATTAAGTGCAGTGTATGATTATGCACAAAATGGCGTCGAGTTAAAAAAGAATATTCGTGAATATTGGTGGAAATCAATGGTTCAGATGAATGAAAATATTGTCGGCTTAGATGCTGCAATATTAATGCATCCAACAACCTGGAAAGCTTCGGGCCACGTTGATGCATTTAATGACCCATTAATTGATAATAAAGATTCAAAGAAAAGATACAGAGCCGATGTTTTGGTAGAAGATTATGCTGAAAAACTTAATCTGAAAGCTAAAAAAGAAATTGAAAAAGCGAGTGCTCGTTTTGGAGATGCTTTTAATGAGCAGGAATTTGTTACGACAAATGCCCGTGTAATTGAATATCTGGCTAAAGAAAAAGAAATTAGAGAGCGTTTAGGACGTTCTTTAGGAAATGGAGATTTAGAAGACGTAAAAGCTCTAATCGAAGAATTAGAAATTGCTGATCCTGAAACTGGTTCCAGAAACTGGACGGATGTAAAACAGTTCAATTTAATGTTCGGAACGAAGTTAGGAGCTTCTGCAGAGTCTGCAATGGATTTATATTTACGTCCCGAAACGGCTCAGGGTATTTTTGTGAATTTCCTTAATGTACAAAAATCGGGTCGTATGAAAGTTCCTTTCGGAATTGCTCAAACCGGTAAAGCCTTCAGAAATGAAATTGTTGCAAGACAGTTTATTTTCCGTATGCGTGAATTTGAACAAATGGAAATGCAGTTTTTTGTGCGTCCGGGTGAAGAAATGAAATGGTACGAACACTGGAAAACTACTCGTTTAAATTGGCACCTGTCTTTAGGCTTAGGAGAGCAAAACTATCGTTTTCATGACCATGAAAAGTTAGCACACTATGCAAATGCTGCTGCAGATATCGAGTTCAACTTCCCATTCGGATTTAAAGAATTAGAGGGGATTCACTCTCGTACAGATTTTGATTTAAAAGCACACGAAGAATATTCGGGTAGAAAATTACAATACTTTGACCCTGAGTTGAATGAAAACTATGTGCCATATGTAGTTGAAACTTCTGTAGGTTTAGATCGTATGTTCCTGGCTGTTTTTGCAACTTCATTACAAGAAGAAGTTTTAGAAGACGGATCAACAAGAACCGTGTTGAAATTGCCGGCTGTTTTAGCTCCAACAAAAGCTGCAGTATTGCCTTTGGTTAAAAAAGACGGACTACCTGAAATTTCGAAAAAAATCATCGAAGATTTAAAATGGGATTTCAATGTAGCATATGATGAAAAAGATGCAGTAGGTCGCCGATACAGAAGACAGGATGCACTTGGAACACCATTTTGTATTACCGTAGATCATCAAACGATCGAAGATGAAACCGTAACTATTCGTCACAGAGATACAATGAAACAAGATCGTGTTAAGATCTCTGAATTAAAAGACATTATCGAGAACGAGGTTTCAATGAAAAACTGGTTGATGAAAATGTAA
- a CDS encoding ComF family protein: MFNYLINLFFPKVCVGCHTLLLSGETILCTRCRHELPLTQYHLNPKNEAVKKFYGRIDIQHASAFLYFNKKGIVQELIHNLKYKGHEEIGTFLGNWYAEDLKELSLKIPFDTIIPVPLHPKKLKKRGYNQVTTFGITLSKNLEISFDPGILYRKKYSKTQSKKNLLGRSESIENIFDVKFSDENHNKHFLVVDDVLTTGATLEACSRALQKIPGAKISIVCMAMANS; this comes from the coding sequence GTGTTTAATTACCTCATCAACCTCTTTTTCCCTAAAGTTTGTGTCGGATGTCACACCCTTTTACTTAGTGGTGAAACTATTCTGTGTACTCGTTGTCGCCACGAATTACCTCTTACTCAATATCATTTGAATCCAAAAAACGAGGCTGTGAAGAAATTTTATGGAAGAATCGACATCCAGCATGCATCGGCATTTTTGTATTTCAACAAAAAAGGTATTGTTCAGGAACTCATTCATAATCTTAAATACAAAGGTCATGAAGAAATCGGAACTTTTCTGGGTAATTGGTATGCCGAAGATTTAAAAGAATTAAGTTTAAAAATTCCTTTTGATACAATCATTCCGGTACCCCTGCATCCCAAAAAACTAAAAAAAAGAGGTTACAATCAGGTTACTACATTTGGAATCACTTTATCTAAAAACCTGGAAATTTCTTTTGATCCAGGCATTTTGTACCGAAAAAAATATTCAAAAACCCAATCAAAAAAAAATCTTTTAGGAAGATCTGAGAGTATCGAAAACATCTTTGACGTCAAATTTTCGGATGAAAATCACAACAAACATTTTTTAGTCGTTGACGATGTATTGACTACGGGTGCTACACTTGAGGCTTGTTCCAGAGCTTTACAAAAAATTCCCGGTGCCAAAATCAGCATTGTCTGTATGGCAATGGCAAATTCATAA
- a CDS encoding reprolysin-like metallopeptidase: MKKNLLFLFLIFCCAGVYAQNDGLWQKVDAVSLSKRGITSQSGRLYYKLNSDFLKAKLSVTTAKTAKNTSTEITFPNAGGALERFSVWESSNFEPELQAKYPEIRAYEGRGLDDKTAKIYFSVAPIGVQTMVLRTDKPSEYIEQNQEDKSSYVLFTKNDAVSKSRLSCKTAEVPANTSTSPNSSKSAANNKAFKTFRLALSCTGEYTTYFGGTKAGALAGMNATLARVNGVFNKDLAVRVVLIANNDAVIYTNGLTDPYSNPDRGTSADPSDGNDYWSKEVQSTLTSVIGEANYDIGHLFGASGGGGNAGCIGCVCDSPTPSDAMGKGSAYTSPADQKPEGDNFDIDFVAHEMGHQFGGYHTFSYDASERTGLNVEPGSGSTIMGYAGVSKGYDVQNHSDDYFAYASILQIQNTLSGKNCPVSTAIANNPPVVDAGADYTIPISTPFILSGNGSAVAGVTYTWEQFDSASGSSTANSNSTAYPEKPNGPLFRSVRPGSSLFRYMPDLNTVLLNKLTTTWESVSSVARTLHFTLTARDNGASGVAQTNTDTMIATVVTNVGPFTVTSQNTDDVSWPIGSNQTITWAVNNTNTLQGSASVNIKLSTDGGLTFPIILASNTPNDGSQTVQIPTSVTASTNCRLKIEPTANIYYALNSKSFAVGYTSTTTCDSYSFGNAFAIPPGNSFTSKTVNIPTSTGTISDVNVLVNVTHDKLSDFELQIVNPQGTVVNLYDRNSCGGINSTLALQFDDAGVALDCSKTTSQIVVPIDLLSVFNGQDPKGTWSFRVRDAVSGNFGTINSASLNICNKTFVLGEIDIENVAFTLYPNPNRGNFTIQFTSDSINRVQVYVHDILGRQVYFNSFDKTPYFNQNIQLAGATAGMYLVTVIEGERRTVKKIVIY; encoded by the coding sequence ATGAAAAAAAACCTACTTTTTTTATTTTTAATTTTTTGCTGTGCTGGTGTATACGCCCAAAATGATGGTTTGTGGCAAAAAGTTGATGCTGTTTCGCTAAGCAAAAGAGGAATTACGTCTCAATCAGGACGATTGTATTATAAGCTTAATTCAGATTTTCTGAAGGCTAAACTTAGTGTCACTACTGCTAAAACGGCAAAAAACACCTCGACAGAAATTACATTTCCCAATGCCGGAGGTGCACTGGAACGTTTTTCAGTTTGGGAATCTTCTAATTTTGAGCCTGAGTTACAGGCAAAATATCCGGAAATCAGAGCTTATGAAGGACGCGGTTTAGACGACAAGACGGCGAAGATTTATTTTAGTGTAGCGCCAATTGGGGTTCAGACTATGGTACTTCGTACAGATAAACCATCAGAATATATCGAGCAAAATCAGGAAGACAAATCGTCCTATGTTTTGTTTACCAAAAACGATGCGGTTTCAAAATCTCGCTTGAGTTGTAAAACAGCAGAGGTTCCGGCAAATACAAGTACTTCACCAAATAGTTCAAAATCGGCAGCAAACAATAAAGCTTTCAAAACCTTTCGACTGGCATTGTCCTGTACAGGTGAATACACGACTTATTTTGGAGGTACAAAAGCAGGCGCATTGGCAGGGATGAATGCAACTTTGGCGAGAGTAAATGGTGTTTTTAATAAAGACCTTGCCGTAAGAGTGGTTTTAATTGCCAATAATGACGCTGTAATTTATACAAATGGACTAACAGATCCTTATTCTAATCCAGACAGAGGAACCTCCGCAGATCCTTCAGACGGCAATGATTATTGGAGCAAAGAAGTTCAAAGTACTTTAACAAGTGTGATAGGTGAGGCTAATTATGATATCGGACATCTGTTTGGAGCGTCCGGAGGAGGAGGGAATGCAGGCTGTATTGGTTGTGTTTGCGATAGTCCGACACCGTCAGATGCAATGGGGAAGGGAAGTGCCTACACATCACCGGCAGACCAGAAACCGGAAGGAGATAACTTTGATATTGATTTTGTTGCTCATGAGATGGGACATCAGTTTGGAGGATATCATACTTTTTCTTACGATGCATCAGAAAGAACAGGTTTAAATGTTGAGCCGGGAAGCGGATCAACTATAATGGGGTATGCAGGAGTGTCTAAGGGGTATGATGTTCAGAATCATTCAGACGATTATTTTGCTTACGCCAGTATTCTGCAAATCCAGAATACATTGTCCGGAAAGAATTGTCCCGTTAGTACTGCCATAGCAAATAATCCTCCGGTAGTTGATGCTGGTGCGGATTATACAATTCCTATTAGTACACCGTTTATTTTAAGTGGTAACGGTTCGGCTGTTGCTGGTGTTACCTATACCTGGGAGCAATTTGATAGTGCGTCAGGATCGTCAACTGCAAACAGTAATAGTACAGCCTATCCTGAAAAACCCAATGGGCCTTTATTTAGGTCTGTACGTCCGGGAAGTTCACTTTTTCGTTATATGCCCGACTTGAACACTGTACTTTTGAACAAGTTGACCACAACCTGGGAGTCAGTTTCTTCTGTTGCAAGAACATTGCATTTTACTCTGACTGCAAGAGATAATGGTGCATCAGGTGTCGCACAGACGAATACTGATACAATGATTGCAACGGTTGTAACTAATGTGGGGCCATTTACGGTTACTTCACAAAATACAGATGACGTTAGCTGGCCAATAGGTTCAAACCAGACGATAACATGGGCAGTGAATAATACCAATACACTACAGGGGTCCGCATCAGTAAATATCAAATTATCGACGGATGGAGGTTTGACATTTCCAATAATTTTAGCCTCAAACACACCGAATGATGGCTCGCAAACCGTTCAGATTCCAACCAGTGTAACTGCTTCAACAAATTGCAGACTTAAGATTGAACCAACAGCAAATATTTATTATGCCTTAAACAGTAAGTCGTTTGCAGTGGGGTATACTTCAACGACAACTTGTGATTCTTATAGTTTCGGGAATGCTTTTGCTATTCCTCCCGGAAATTCTTTTACTTCTAAAACAGTAAATATTCCGACATCAACCGGGACAATTTCCGATGTAAATGTTTTGGTTAATGTAACACATGATAAGCTTTCAGATTTCGAATTGCAAATAGTAAATCCGCAGGGTACAGTGGTTAATTTATACGATCGTAACAGCTGTGGCGGAATAAATTCTACTTTGGCTCTTCAGTTTGACGATGCCGGAGTTGCTTTAGATTGTTCCAAAACTACAAGTCAGATTGTTGTTCCGATTGATTTATTGAGTGTGTTTAACGGTCAGGATCCTAAAGGCACCTGGAGTTTTAGAGTTCGCGATGCAGTTTCGGGTAATTTTGGAACTATAAATTCAGCGTCATTGAATATTTGCAATAAAACGTTTGTTTTAGGAGAGATTGATATTGAAAATGTGGCGTTTACTTTATACCCGAATCCGAACAGAGGAAATTTTACCATTCAGTTTACCAGTGATTCCATCAACAGAGTACAGGTTTATGTACATGATATTCTTGGCAGGCAAGTGTATTTTAACTCTTTTGATAAAACGCCTTATTTTAATCAAAATATTCAATTAGCAGGAGCTACGGCAGGGATGTATCTGGTGACTGTAATAGAAGGAGAGCGCAGAACGGTTAAGAAAATTGTTATATACTAG
- a CDS encoding bifunctional riboflavin kinase/FAD synthetase, which translates to MKLFHSINDFQSTKKTILTLGTFDGVHIGHKKILERITQNTENGKYESLVLTFFPHPRMVLQEKSEIKLLNTITEKSKLLEATGIENLVIHPFNESFSRLTAEEFVHSILVDQFHIQKIIIGHDHRFGRNRTANIDDLIAFGHEYGFEVEQISAQEIQDVSVSSTKIRKALNEGNMSLANDYLGYNYFLSGEVVQGKQLGRTIGFPTANIEINDEYKLIPKAGVYVVKALIDQKEVSGMMNIGFNPTVNGQKQTIEVNLFDFDAEIYGKKIEVSLLQYLREEQKFGSVDLLKEQLHQDKKNALAFLSKV; encoded by the coding sequence TTGAAGCTCTTTCATTCTATAAACGATTTTCAGTCAACCAAGAAAACAATTTTAACTCTTGGAACTTTTGACGGTGTACATATTGGACATAAAAAAATTCTGGAACGCATTACCCAAAACACTGAAAACGGAAAGTATGAAAGTTTAGTGCTTACCTTTTTTCCTCATCCAAGAATGGTACTGCAGGAAAAATCAGAAATAAAGCTTTTAAATACCATCACTGAAAAGTCTAAGCTTCTGGAAGCAACCGGAATCGAAAATCTGGTCATTCATCCTTTTAACGAAAGTTTCTCCAGACTAACCGCAGAAGAGTTTGTACATTCCATTCTGGTAGATCAGTTTCATATTCAGAAAATAATTATTGGTCATGATCATCGCTTTGGCAGAAACAGAACGGCTAATATTGATGATTTAATCGCTTTCGGTCATGAATACGGTTTTGAAGTGGAGCAAATCTCCGCTCAGGAAATTCAGGACGTTTCTGTAAGTTCAACCAAAATCAGAAAAGCACTTAACGAAGGAAATATGTCTTTGGCAAATGATTATCTGGGCTATAACTACTTTTTATCCGGTGAAGTTGTTCAGGGAAAACAGTTAGGAAGAACTATTGGTTTTCCAACGGCTAACATCGAAATCAATGATGAATATAAACTGATTCCGAAAGCCGGCGTATACGTTGTAAAAGCTTTGATCGACCAAAAGGAAGTTTCGGGAATGATGAACATTGGTTTTAATCCAACCGTTAATGGCCAAAAACAAACCATCGAAGTGAATCTTTTTGATTTTGATGCAGAAATTTATGGTAAAAAAATTGAGGTTTCTTTATTACAATACCTGAGGGAAGAACAAAAATTCGGTTCTGTCGATTTGTTAAAAGAACAATTGCATCAGGACAAAAAAAATGCTCTCGCATTTTTAAGTAAAGTGTAG